Below is a genomic region from Citrobacter tructae.
ATGAAGATGCCCGTTTATGTTCCCTGTCGGTATTTGATACGTTCCGTTTAATGCAGGAACTGGTTAACGTGCCAGATCAGGAACGTGAAGCCATGTTCTTCGGCGGTTTGTTTTCCTACGATCTGGTCGCCGGATTCGAAGATTTACCCCAGCTTGAAGCCGGCAACCGTTGCCCTGACTACTGTTTTTATCTTGCTGAAACGCTGATGGTCATTGACCACCAGAAAAAAAGCACCCGCATTCAGGCCAGCGTATTCACCCCCTGCGAGGACGAAAAACAGCGTCTGACCAGCCGTCTGGCGCAGTTGAGCCAGCAGTTAACTGAACCCGCGCCGCCACTGCCTGTTATTGAGGTTCCGGAAATGCGCTGCGAGTGTAATCAGAGCGATGAAGAGTTCGGTGCCGTGGTGCGCGGAATGCAAAAAGCCATTCGTGCCGGTGAAATTTTCCAGGTAGTCCCTTCCCGCCGCTTTTCGCTGCCCTGTCCGTCACCGCTGGCTGCGTACTATGTGCTGAAAAAGAGCAATCCGAGCCCGTACATGTTCTTCATGCAGGATAACGAGTTCACATTGTTCGGCGCTTCTCCGGAAAGCTCGCTGAAATACGACGCCACCAGCCGCCAGATTGAAATCTACCCGATTGCCGGGACCCGCCCACGCGGTCGTCGTGCGGACGGCTCGCTGGATCGCGATCTCGACAGCCGTATTGAACTGGAAATGCGCACCGACCACAAAGAACTTTCCGAGCACCTGATGTTAGTTGATCTGGCGCGTAATGACCTGGCACGTATCTGTACGCCGGGCAGTCGCTACGTTGCTGACCTCACCAAAGTCGACCGTTATTCCTTCGTGATGCACCTGGTTTCCCGCGTGGTAGGCGAACTGCGTCACGATCTGGACGTCCTGCATGCTTATCGCGCCTGTATGAACATGGGCACGCTAAGCGGTGCGCCAAAAGTTCGCGCCATGCAGCTTATCGCCCAGGCTGAAGGCCGTCGCCGTGGCAGCTATGGCGGTGCGGTTGGTTACTTCACCGCCCATGGCGACCTGGATACCTGCATCGTGATCCGTTCCGCCCTGGTGGAAGACGGTATCGCCACAGTGCAGGCTGGTGCCGGGATTGTTCTGGATTCTGTACCGCAGTCTGAAGCCGATGAAACCCGTAATAAAGCGCGTGCGGTTCTGCGTGCTATCGCCACCGCGCACCATGCACAGGAGATTTTCTAATGGCTGACATTCTGCTGCTCGATAACAT
It encodes:
- the trpE gene encoding anthranilate synthase component I codes for the protein MQTQKPTLELLACEAAYRENPTALFHQVCGARPATLLLESADIDSKDDLKSLLLVDSALRITALGDTVTIQALSANGASLLPLLDTALPTGVENEQQPNARKLRFPAVSPLLDEDARLCSLSVFDTFRLMQELVNVPDQEREAMFFGGLFSYDLVAGFEDLPQLEAGNRCPDYCFYLAETLMVIDHQKKSTRIQASVFTPCEDEKQRLTSRLAQLSQQLTEPAPPLPVIEVPEMRCECNQSDEEFGAVVRGMQKAIRAGEIFQVVPSRRFSLPCPSPLAAYYVLKKSNPSPYMFFMQDNEFTLFGASPESSLKYDATSRQIEIYPIAGTRPRGRRADGSLDRDLDSRIELEMRTDHKELSEHLMLVDLARNDLARICTPGSRYVADLTKVDRYSFVMHLVSRVVGELRHDLDVLHAYRACMNMGTLSGAPKVRAMQLIAQAEGRRRGSYGGAVGYFTAHGDLDTCIVIRSALVEDGIATVQAGAGIVLDSVPQSEADETRNKARAVLRAIATAHHAQEIF